The Williamsia sp. DF01-3 genome has a window encoding:
- the panD gene encoding aspartate 1-decarboxylase, protein MLRTLVNGKIHRATVTQADLHYVGSITVDETLMKAADLVEGEKVQVVDVTNGARLETYVITGAAGSGVICINGAAAHLVNPGDLVIIMSFLQLDEAEVIVHEPKVVHVDSDNAIVALGNDPAQPVPGATDQLSSR, encoded by the coding sequence ATGCTCCGCACTCTGGTGAACGGTAAGATCCACCGCGCCACAGTCACTCAGGCCGACCTGCATTACGTCGGCTCCATCACGGTCGACGAGACGTTGATGAAGGCCGCCGATCTCGTGGAAGGCGAAAAGGTTCAGGTCGTCGACGTCACGAACGGCGCGAGACTGGAGACCTACGTGATCACCGGCGCCGCCGGTTCAGGGGTCATCTGCATCAACGGGGCAGCGGCTCATCTGGTGAACCCGGGTGACCTGGTGATCATCATGTCGTTCCTGCAACTCGACGAGGCCGAGGTCATCGTGCACGAACCCAAGGTCGTCCACGTCGACTCGGACAACGCGATCGTGGCGCTGGGAAATGATCCGGCGCAACCGGTTCCGGGCGCGACCGATCAGCTGTCGAGCCGTTAG
- a CDS encoding lysine N(6)-hydroxylase/L-ornithine N(5)-oxygenase family protein: MTTDESAPFDVVGVGFGPANLALAIAIEEYNDRARPADCLTAKFVEKQQRFGWHRGMLIPGTTMQISFLKDLATQRDVCSPYSFLKYLSERGRLTDFINQQSFFPTRLEFHDYLEWAAAKVSLPIAYGTEVSSVNWTGDVFEVQVPGSVPVRGHNVVLAGGLRSKVPAGVTQSARVFHNHRLLEHLRELPRMRHQRLIVVGAGQSAAEVAAYLHETYPESEIHAVFGKYGYTPADDSPYANRIFDPDAVVDFHQSSDELRAQLLSYHRGTNYSAVDPPLIEELYRREYGERVSGRRRLFVRGASEVSSLVETDDGVAVQIRHRPSQGVDEFSCDAVIFATGFEPVSLAELLGPLAAACDVDDKGRPVVDRQYRVTTSGRIKGGIYLQGNTEHTHGLTSTLLSNLAVRSGELVDSIVASVRRTEAEATVHITSESSEQREGDFVYQPL; this comes from the coding sequence ATGACCACCGATGAGAGTGCTCCGTTCGATGTGGTGGGCGTCGGCTTCGGGCCGGCGAACCTCGCGCTGGCGATCGCGATCGAGGAGTACAACGACCGGGCCCGTCCGGCAGATTGCCTGACGGCGAAGTTCGTGGAGAAACAGCAGCGGTTCGGCTGGCACCGGGGCATGTTGATCCCCGGTACCACGATGCAGATCTCGTTCCTCAAAGACCTTGCCACCCAACGGGATGTCTGTAGTCCCTACTCATTCCTGAAGTACCTGTCCGAGCGTGGCAGGCTGACGGACTTCATCAACCAGCAGAGCTTCTTTCCCACCCGGCTCGAGTTCCACGACTACCTCGAGTGGGCGGCCGCCAAGGTGTCGCTGCCCATCGCCTACGGGACGGAGGTCAGCTCGGTGAACTGGACCGGCGACGTGTTCGAGGTCCAGGTGCCGGGTTCGGTTCCGGTGCGCGGGCACAACGTGGTTCTCGCCGGCGGCCTGCGTTCCAAGGTGCCCGCGGGTGTCACGCAGAGCGCGCGTGTGTTCCACAACCACCGCTTGCTCGAGCACCTCCGGGAACTGCCGCGCATGCGCCACCAGAGACTGATCGTGGTGGGTGCCGGACAGAGTGCTGCAGAGGTGGCCGCCTATCTCCACGAGACGTATCCGGAATCCGAGATCCACGCGGTCTTCGGCAAATACGGGTACACACCTGCCGACGACAGTCCCTACGCCAACCGGATCTTCGATCCGGACGCTGTTGTCGACTTCCATCAGTCGTCCGACGAACTCCGCGCGCAACTGCTCAGCTATCACCGTGGAACCAACTATTCGGCAGTGGATCCACCGTTGATCGAGGAGCTGTACCGCCGCGAGTACGGGGAGCGGGTGTCGGGGCGCCGGAGGTTGTTCGTACGTGGTGCGTCGGAGGTCAGCTCGCTGGTCGAGACGGATGACGGAGTCGCCGTGCAGATCCGCCATCGACCGTCGCAGGGCGTCGACGAGTTCAGCTGCGACGCAGTCATCTTCGCGACGGGTTTCGAACCGGTCAGTCTCGCCGAGCTGCTCGGCCCGCTGGCAGCGGCCTGCGATGTGGACGACAAGGGTCGCCCCGTCGTCGACCGTCAATACCGGGTGACCACCAGCGGGCGCATCAAGGGCGGGATCTACCTGCAAGGCAACACCGAGCACACCCACGGCCTCACGTCGACCCTGCTGTCGAACCTGGCAGTGCGTTCGGGGGAGCTGGTGGACTCGATCGTCGCCTCGGTCAGGCGAACCGAGGCGGAGGCCACCGTCCACATCACTTCTGAATCGAGCGAGCAGAGAGAAGGCGACTTTGTCTACCAACCCCTTTGA
- a CDS encoding amino acid adenylation domain-containing protein, which translates to MRLSGAQWGVWFAQELAPRSPVFSIGQLLWLPAGCDSEVLARAVGIAVHDADVLWCRFDTGPQGPLQSIQVPATPPSIEVRNHVGTADSLRAQARTRMAEALPLAEGPLFAATVWSLDDGQIVWEFKAHHILLDAYGLSLMTRRVAQVYTALSRGAAVPESTFGTVAEMITAEDEYGRSDVAERDGEYWSAFAEALADSAASLVPASPSENMPIGVSVSIDREVIDRVDQLARSVGATWGEAMIALWAWYDSHRSGGTKATIGIPMMARRGVGLRTPMMQVNVLPVSLEIDPHGNVGEWITRAAAALGGVRRHQRYRGERLAQVSDGVKPALSQINLHVFDYHADFAGTVAVTEELGTGPADDLNLFVYNDKVKGFALELKADPTRYDESELRVHLRRIESAVRRLSSLSADDRLRALAPADPVDTDLLSEWVSGQPEVSREVTIDELLQTAAREHPGRVAVAVDDRHLTYAQFDSRVNRIARHLLSSGVRTGDRIAVMAARDEWLPVMLAAVMRAGAVYVPVDPDYPDDRIEFLLQDAAPSAVLTNCGDALDIGRFAGVVGTPIIDVADPSVVRDLDTVSPEPVGDADRTRRLLPGDAAYLIYTSGTTGRPKGVMVTHANVIALFDATTHFDFRADDVWILLHSYAFDFSVWEQWVPLTTGAALVVVGQDVLRDPVLIGDAIRRHRVTVLNQTPSAFYALIDTEQHRTDGSDLALRTVVFGGEALNAARLAPWLDRHPTTPTLINMYGITETTVHVTHTVVSSHGDVAGASVIGRALPGLRTDVLTPHLQTTPIGVVGELYVAGPQVGLGYRGRPSLTATRFVADPNGSGTRMYRTGDLARWNVAGELEYLGRIDEQVEIRGFRIEPGEVAAAVQSHPDVTAAAVVAVDRGAESSGAANPHAAAGTVLAAYYCAAVESDSEGQPLDAALRVWAESTLPAHMVPSVFVRVDALPMTANGKLDCRALPAIDLGARSGQGRELSTAAEHIIAAVFLDVLGLDPAAQLSADDDFFALGGDSIVSIRVVSRARRAGLVTTAKMVFEQRTVAAIAASAVPAVDGREIFGRDQAARGGHGGLAPLMPIAHRLIDAPGFDSFAQTFVFVTPEDLTWERLRDALDRVVGRHGALRARVVGSGEARQLEVGAVGANAVDRLDRDERIDGQFNRWSTEKWQQHLREVATDLAGALDPAAGVVWRARWITDSASATGRLVMVIHHLVVDGVSWRILADDLAAASSSDVRSPDVGLPTAGTGLVAWAQALTSRAAAGAPIIRDRCGWRWRGRPRAFSGTGVLIRNVTPVRMCGA; encoded by the coding sequence ATGAGGCTCTCGGGTGCGCAATGGGGCGTGTGGTTCGCTCAGGAATTGGCGCCTCGGTCGCCGGTGTTCTCGATCGGGCAGCTCCTGTGGCTGCCCGCGGGGTGCGATAGCGAAGTCCTGGCTCGCGCAGTGGGCATCGCCGTTCACGACGCCGACGTCCTGTGGTGCCGTTTCGACACCGGGCCGCAGGGGCCGCTGCAGTCGATCCAGGTGCCGGCTACCCCGCCGTCGATCGAGGTGCGCAACCACGTGGGCACCGCCGATTCACTTCGGGCACAAGCGCGCACGCGGATGGCCGAGGCGCTACCCCTCGCTGAAGGTCCCTTGTTCGCCGCCACAGTGTGGTCGCTCGACGATGGGCAGATCGTCTGGGAGTTCAAGGCGCACCACATATTGCTCGACGCGTATGGGCTGTCGTTGATGACCCGTCGGGTGGCACAGGTGTACACCGCGCTGTCGCGGGGCGCGGCCGTACCGGAGTCGACGTTCGGCACCGTGGCCGAGATGATCACGGCCGAGGACGAATACGGGCGCAGCGATGTCGCCGAGCGTGATGGTGAGTACTGGAGTGCCTTCGCCGAAGCGCTGGCAGACTCCGCAGCGTCGCTGGTGCCGGCGTCGCCGAGCGAGAACATGCCCATCGGTGTGTCCGTGTCGATCGACCGGGAGGTCATCGACAGGGTCGACCAACTGGCTCGATCGGTCGGCGCCACCTGGGGTGAGGCGATGATCGCCCTCTGGGCCTGGTACGACTCGCATCGGTCGGGCGGTACCAAGGCGACCATCGGAATCCCGATGATGGCTCGGCGCGGGGTGGGCCTGCGTACCCCGATGATGCAGGTGAATGTTCTGCCCGTGTCGCTGGAGATCGATCCACACGGCAACGTGGGCGAGTGGATCACCCGTGCGGCGGCCGCACTCGGCGGCGTGCGCCGCCATCAGCGTTACCGGGGTGAGCGCCTCGCCCAGGTGTCCGACGGCGTCAAACCTGCTCTCTCGCAGATCAATCTACATGTGTTCGACTACCACGCCGATTTCGCGGGAACGGTCGCGGTCACCGAGGAACTCGGCACCGGACCGGCCGACGACCTCAATCTGTTCGTCTACAACGACAAGGTGAAGGGGTTCGCGCTCGAACTCAAGGCCGACCCCACCCGATACGACGAATCAGAACTGCGGGTGCATCTGCGACGGATCGAGAGCGCAGTCCGCAGGCTGTCGTCGCTGTCGGCCGACGATCGTCTGCGCGCGCTGGCTCCTGCCGACCCGGTCGACACCGACCTGTTGTCGGAGTGGGTGTCGGGGCAACCCGAGGTCAGTCGCGAGGTGACGATCGACGAGCTGTTGCAGACTGCAGCCAGGGAGCATCCGGGACGGGTCGCGGTGGCCGTCGACGATCGGCACCTCACGTATGCACAGTTCGATTCACGGGTGAACCGCATTGCCCGGCACCTTCTTTCATCGGGTGTGCGCACCGGCGACCGCATCGCGGTGATGGCCGCGCGTGACGAGTGGCTGCCTGTCATGCTCGCGGCAGTCATGCGCGCGGGCGCTGTGTACGTTCCGGTGGACCCGGATTATCCAGACGACCGGATCGAATTCCTGCTGCAGGACGCCGCACCGAGTGCAGTGCTGACCAACTGTGGAGATGCTCTCGACATCGGGCGGTTCGCCGGAGTCGTGGGGACGCCGATCATCGACGTCGCAGACCCTTCGGTGGTGCGGGACCTCGACACCGTGTCGCCGGAACCGGTCGGCGACGCCGACCGCACACGCAGACTGCTCCCCGGAGATGCGGCGTATCTGATCTACACCTCGGGCACGACCGGTCGTCCGAAGGGCGTCATGGTCACTCACGCCAATGTCATCGCATTGTTCGACGCCACCACACACTTCGACTTCCGCGCCGACGACGTATGGATCTTGCTGCACTCGTACGCCTTCGACTTCTCCGTCTGGGAACAGTGGGTGCCCCTGACCACCGGGGCTGCGCTTGTTGTGGTCGGCCAGGATGTCCTGCGCGATCCGGTCCTCATCGGAGATGCGATCCGGAGGCATCGGGTCACCGTCCTCAATCAGACACCGTCAGCGTTCTATGCGTTGATCGACACCGAACAGCACCGGACGGACGGCTCAGACCTCGCACTGCGAACGGTCGTGTTCGGCGGCGAGGCATTGAATGCGGCCAGGCTCGCGCCGTGGCTGGATCGTCACCCGACCACGCCGACGTTGATCAACATGTACGGGATCACCGAGACCACGGTGCACGTCACGCACACCGTGGTGTCGTCGCACGGCGATGTCGCAGGAGCGTCGGTCATCGGGCGGGCGCTGCCCGGCCTCCGTACCGATGTCCTCACCCCTCATCTGCAGACGACACCGATCGGCGTCGTCGGAGAACTGTATGTGGCCGGACCGCAGGTCGGTCTCGGATACCGCGGTCGTCCGTCGCTGACCGCAACAAGATTCGTCGCCGACCCGAACGGGTCCGGAACCCGTATGTACCGCACCGGTGATCTTGCGAGGTGGAACGTCGCGGGCGAGCTGGAGTATCTGGGCCGCATCGACGAACAGGTCGAGATCCGCGGATTCCGTATCGAACCGGGTGAGGTCGCCGCCGCCGTGCAATCGCATCCGGATGTGACGGCAGCTGCTGTCGTCGCCGTCGATCGGGGTGCCGAATCGAGTGGCGCCGCGAACCCACATGCCGCAGCAGGAACAGTTCTTGCTGCCTACTATTGCGCGGCGGTCGAGTCCGACTCCGAAGGACAGCCACTTGATGCCGCACTGCGCGTCTGGGCCGAGAGCACGCTGCCCGCCCACATGGTGCCGTCGGTGTTCGTCCGGGTGGACGCATTGCCGATGACCGCGAACGGCAAACTCGATTGCCGAGCGCTTCCCGCAATAGATCTCGGCGCGCGCAGCGGCCAGGGGCGCGAACTCAGCACTGCCGCAGAGCACATCATCGCGGCGGTCTTCCTCGACGTACTCGGCCTTGATCCGGCGGCCCAGCTGTCGGCCGACGATGACTTCTTTGCCCTCGGTGGCGACAGCATCGTCTCCATCCGGGTGGTGTCGCGGGCCAGGCGCGCAGGACTGGTGACCACAGCCAAGATGGTGTTCGAGCAACGCACGGTTGCGGCGATCGCGGCCTCGGCTGTTCCTGCGGTTGATGGCCGTGAGATCTTCGGACGGGACCAGGCGGCGAGAGGCGGCCACGGCGGCCTCGCTCCGTTGATGCCGATCGCCCATCGACTGATCGATGCGCCCGGATTCGATTCTTTCGCACAGACATTTGTGTTCGTGACTCCCGAAGATCTGACGTGGGAGCGGCTCCGCGACGCGCTCGACCGAGTGGTCGGACGACACGGGGCATTGCGCGCGCGGGTCGTCGGATCGGGAGAAGCACGCCAACTCGAGGTCGGCGCCGTCGGCGCGAATGCGGTAGACAGGCTCGATCGTGACGAGCGCATTGATGGACAGTTCAATCGGTGGAGCACCGAGAAGTGGCAGCAGCACCTGAGAGAAGTCGCGACCGACCTCGCGGGCGCGCTGGATCCGGCGGCAGGCGTCGTGTGGCGAGCGCGGTGGATCACCGATTCGGCGAGCGCCACAGGGCGCCTCGTCATGGTGATCCATCACCTCGTCGTGGACGGGGTCTCCTGGCGGATTCTCGCCGACGACCTGGCTGCCGCGTCGTCCTCCGATGTGCGCTCGCCTGATGTCGGCCTGCCCACCGCAGGCACCGGGCTGGTGGCGTGGGCTCAAGCGCTGACAAGCCGGGCCGCCGCAGGCGCTCCGATCATCAGAGACCGCTGTGGCTGGCGATGGCGGGGCAGACCGAGGGCGTTCTCGGGCACCGGCGTCTTGATCCGCAACGTGACACCTGTGCGCATGTGCGGCGCGTGA
- a CDS encoding ABC transporter ATP-binding protein, whose amino-acid sequence MSAKTGDATPEVSTEKLAIANFRTTMGYLGVEVRKQIWPLVLLAGIMTAAAALGLVTPRALGEIVDIADEGGATGEIWRLAGVMAASAVGAAVLAGLGVRLSAKIFETILAHLRETMLAASLRLPLARVEAAGSGDLVSRATDDVSTVSQAIGSVVPALLAATFTIAVTFVGLALLDWRFLLVLVVVMPVYVNGVRMFLKKAPAMFAAERAATAERAHHVLGSIRGLDTVHAFELSQSLNGRIERHSWSVVRWFMRAIVLQNRLGARINLGEFVGMTTILIIGFVLVGSDSLTVGAVTAAMLYFLLLFDPIGRVMLLVNDLQSGAAALGRIVGVIEEADRAATTTTAVDTKPARPAPGAPLVEIRNVSYSYSPEHEVLHDISLSIAAGEHIAVVGSSGAGKTTLATIVAGIHMPSEGRVLLGGRDITSIDRTELARSTALVTQEVHVFSGTLASDLRIAAPEADDDQLWAALDLVDAGPWVRALPDGIETVVGEQGHHLTPMQSQQLALARIVLLDPEMAILDEATADAGSAGAGVLEASAEAALRGRSALIVAHRLSQAARADRIVFMERGRIVEVGTHAELVSLGGRYGNLWRAWSRGRAQS is encoded by the coding sequence ATGAGCGCCAAGACCGGGGATGCCACACCAGAGGTCTCGACGGAGAAACTCGCGATTGCGAACTTTCGCACCACGATGGGCTACCTGGGCGTCGAGGTGCGTAAACAGATCTGGCCCCTCGTGCTGCTCGCCGGAATCATGACGGCTGCAGCAGCACTGGGGCTCGTCACGCCGAGAGCCCTCGGGGAGATCGTCGACATCGCCGACGAAGGTGGCGCCACCGGCGAGATATGGCGCCTGGCCGGGGTCATGGCCGCTTCGGCGGTGGGTGCCGCGGTGCTCGCCGGACTCGGAGTCCGATTGTCCGCGAAGATCTTCGAGACGATTCTGGCGCATCTGCGAGAGACCATGCTGGCCGCCTCGCTGCGGCTGCCGCTTGCGCGCGTGGAGGCCGCCGGCAGTGGTGACCTGGTGTCGAGGGCCACCGACGATGTCAGCACCGTGAGCCAGGCCATCGGATCGGTGGTACCCGCCCTTCTCGCAGCCACTTTCACCATCGCCGTGACGTTTGTCGGCTTGGCGCTGCTGGATTGGCGTTTCCTGTTGGTTCTCGTGGTGGTCATGCCGGTCTATGTGAACGGTGTGCGGATGTTCCTGAAGAAGGCACCCGCGATGTTTGCCGCGGAACGGGCTGCCACCGCCGAGCGGGCCCATCACGTACTCGGCTCGATCCGCGGGTTGGACACCGTGCACGCATTCGAGTTGTCGCAGTCGCTGAACGGCCGGATCGAGCGTCATTCCTGGTCGGTGGTCCGCTGGTTCATGCGTGCGATCGTGCTGCAGAACCGACTCGGCGCCCGCATCAACCTGGGCGAGTTCGTCGGCATGACAACCATTTTGATCATCGGGTTCGTGCTGGTCGGGTCGGACTCGCTCACCGTCGGCGCAGTGACCGCAGCCATGCTCTATTTCCTGTTGTTGTTCGACCCGATCGGACGGGTCATGTTGCTGGTGAACGACCTGCAGTCCGGCGCAGCCGCTCTCGGTCGCATCGTGGGCGTGATCGAGGAGGCGGACCGCGCGGCGACCACCACGACGGCCGTCGACACCAAGCCGGCCCGGCCTGCGCCGGGGGCGCCACTGGTCGAGATCCGCAACGTCAGCTATTCGTATTCGCCGGAGCACGAGGTGCTGCACGACATCTCGCTGTCGATCGCGGCGGGAGAACACATCGCCGTGGTGGGATCATCGGGCGCCGGGAAGACAACACTGGCCACCATCGTCGCCGGTATCCACATGCCGTCCGAGGGACGTGTGCTGTTGGGTGGCAGGGACATCACGTCCATCGACCGCACCGAACTGGCGCGTTCGACAGCGCTGGTCACCCAGGAGGTGCACGTCTTCAGCGGAACGCTGGCCTCGGACCTTCGAATCGCCGCGCCGGAGGCCGACGATGATCAGCTCTGGGCCGCGCTGGATCTCGTCGATGCAGGTCCGTGGGTACGTGCGCTGCCCGATGGCATCGAGACGGTTGTCGGCGAGCAAGGGCACCACCTCACACCGATGCAGTCGCAACAACTCGCCCTGGCCCGGATCGTTCTGCTCGACCCCGAGATGGCGATACTCGACGAGGCGACCGCCGACGCCGGCAGCGCAGGTGCGGGTGTCCTCGAGGCCTCGGCGGAAGCGGCCCTGCGTGGACGCTCGGCACTCATTGTGGCGCATCGCCTGAGCCAGGCGGCTCGCGCCGACCGCATCGTCTTCATGGAACGCGGACGGATCGTCGAAGTGGGTACACACGCCGAACTCGTCTCGCTCGGAGGCCGTTACGGCAACCTCTGGAGGGCTTGGTCTCGGGGCCGCGCGCAGAGCTGA
- a CDS encoding sugar phosphate isomerase/epimerase, translated as MATVSLGGGLEEKIDAIAAAGFDGIELLDADLRESTMSPGECARRCADLGLTIDLYQPFRRAEGVSHDEFGAVQARFRRELEVMREIGADSILVVSNTDDDADSSRDLSVAQLSALGDVAAEHGVTVMFEALAWGTHISRVADAWEVLQRADHPNLTLVVDTFHLIARGEDITILSELPAGSVGFLQLADAPLLSMDLMHWSRGHRCFPGEGQMDLLAPIGTVLSSGYDGPVSLEIFNPGYRERDTHELARAGAKALGEFIDELGTKANTPSSTWTDAGVQRLSAQVGSL; from the coding sequence ATGGCAACGGTGTCTCTCGGTGGCGGCCTGGAGGAGAAGATCGATGCGATTGCCGCCGCCGGGTTCGACGGTATCGAGCTGCTGGATGCCGACCTTCGAGAGTCGACGATGTCCCCGGGCGAATGTGCTCGCCGCTGTGCGGACCTCGGATTGACCATCGACCTGTATCAGCCGTTCCGGCGAGCCGAAGGCGTGTCGCACGACGAATTCGGTGCTGTGCAAGCTCGTTTTCGACGCGAGCTGGAGGTGATGCGGGAGATCGGTGCCGACTCCATACTCGTGGTCTCCAACACCGATGATGACGCCGACAGCAGTCGTGACCTGTCGGTGGCGCAGCTGTCGGCGCTGGGCGACGTGGCCGCCGAGCACGGCGTGACGGTGATGTTCGAAGCTCTGGCGTGGGGTACCCACATCAGCCGGGTCGCAGATGCGTGGGAAGTGCTGCAGCGCGCCGACCATCCGAACCTGACCCTGGTGGTCGACACGTTTCACCTGATCGCTCGGGGCGAGGACATCACCATCTTGTCCGAACTCCCAGCCGGCTCGGTGGGATTTCTCCAACTGGCCGATGCGCCTCTGCTTTCCATGGACCTCATGCATTGGAGCCGTGGACATCGCTGTTTTCCCGGCGAGGGGCAGATGGATCTCCTCGCCCCGATCGGCACCGTCCTGTCATCGGGGTATGACGGGCCTGTCTCGCTCGAGATCTTCAATCCTGGCTATCGCGAACGCGATACGCACGAGCTGGCCAGGGCCGGCGCGAAGGCGCTCGGCGAGTTCATCGATGAGCTGGGGACAAAGGCGAACACCCCGTCCTCCACGTGGACAGACGCTGGCGTGCAACGCCTTTCGGCGCAGGTGGGTTCGCTGTGA
- a CDS encoding MbtH family protein — protein MSTNPFDDDEGTFYVLVNDEEQYSLWPTFAEVPQGWRIVHGANGHAGRQECLDYVDEHWTDIRPKSLRDAMDADATNSDATDSRARHSVSP, from the coding sequence TTGTCTACCAACCCCTTTGATGATGACGAGGGCACGTTCTATGTGCTCGTGAACGATGAAGAACAGTACTCCCTGTGGCCGACGTTCGCGGAGGTACCGCAGGGCTGGCGGATCGTCCACGGAGCGAACGGTCACGCCGGCCGGCAGGAGTGCCTCGACTACGTCGACGAGCATTGGACGGACATACGGCCGAAGAGCCTGCGTGACGCCATGGACGCGGACGCCACGAATTCGGATGCCACGGATTCGCGGGCACGCCACAGCGTTTCTCCCTGA
- a CDS encoding phosphopantetheine-binding protein: protein MSQQDVSTSLSEEQIVADIAGALGMAPAEVTHDLDLLDAGLDSIRLMSLVEKWRSAGSAHVDFPVLASDPVVGTWIEVLLSDLVPAEAETSADDAGQGGVS, encoded by the coding sequence TTGAGTCAGCAAGATGTGTCCACGAGTTTGTCGGAGGAGCAGATCGTTGCCGACATCGCGGGAGCTCTCGGCATGGCTCCCGCCGAGGTCACGCACGACCTGGATCTCCTTGACGCCGGCCTTGATTCGATTCGGCTGATGTCGTTGGTGGAGAAGTGGCGCAGCGCGGGCTCGGCCCACGTCGACTTTCCCGTGCTCGCCTCCGATCCGGTGGTCGGCACGTGGATCGAGGTCCTGCTGTCGGATCTCGTGCCGGCGGAAGCCGAGACGAGTGCTGACGACGCCGGCCAGGGCGGTGTCTCATGA
- a CDS encoding (2,3-dihydroxybenzoyl)adenylate synthase, with translation MSGLRPLELDGVVPYPADFAARYRDEGYWTDQTLSEMLFETIERSPDQIAIIAGDTRMTYRALGERTLAFAAGFEALGVGRGDRVVVHLPNVPDYLPILFSLFELGAVPVLALAALRRHEIEYFVGFTEAVAYVTVDSHAGNDFGSLARELRQSSAGRLHTVVLSEDGAGDDADQLLSRGLSTHRRRSLPSDVAFLQLSGGTTGQPKVIPHTHEDYLASVRASADIGGITDGTVQLVVLPMCHSFAMRSPGFLGVLYKGGTVVPAPNGSPDVTFPLIEQHGVTDVSVVPPLALVWLNSSLKHRYDLRTLKVLRVGGAKFSAEAARRVRSELGATVQQSFGMAEGLTTFTGLDEDEETITTRQGRPTLEADEVLVVDDEGHEVPLGTSGHLLTRGPSTIRGYYRAPEHNAANFTADGFYRTGDIVRADERGYLTVVGRSKDQINRGGEKIAPEEVENVLLTSESVHDVSVVGVPDELLGERTKAFVIPREGSDRSTLSLPAIRRFLTDKGLAAYKIPDVVELVDEFERTAVGKVSKRHQRAR, from the coding sequence GTGAGCGGGCTGCGACCGTTGGAACTAGACGGGGTTGTCCCATATCCTGCCGACTTTGCCGCCCGGTACCGCGACGAGGGTTACTGGACCGACCAGACGCTGTCCGAGATGTTGTTCGAGACGATCGAACGGTCGCCCGATCAGATCGCGATCATCGCCGGAGACACCCGGATGACCTATCGCGCGCTCGGGGAGCGGACGCTGGCGTTCGCGGCGGGTTTCGAAGCTCTCGGTGTCGGTCGTGGCGACCGTGTGGTGGTGCACCTGCCGAACGTGCCCGACTACCTGCCGATCCTGTTCTCGCTGTTCGAGCTGGGGGCGGTTCCCGTCCTTGCGCTTGCCGCGCTGCGCAGGCATGAGATCGAGTACTTCGTGGGGTTCACCGAGGCGGTCGCCTATGTCACCGTCGACTCCCACGCCGGCAACGATTTCGGGTCACTGGCGAGGGAGCTGAGACAGTCGTCGGCGGGCCGGCTCCACACCGTTGTCTTGTCAGAGGATGGCGCGGGTGACGATGCGGATCAATTGCTCTCACGCGGCCTGTCGACACACCGACGCAGATCCCTGCCGTCGGACGTCGCCTTCTTGCAGTTGTCGGGCGGTACCACCGGTCAGCCCAAGGTGATTCCCCATACCCACGAGGACTACCTGGCTTCCGTCCGGGCCAGTGCAGACATCGGCGGGATCACCGATGGCACCGTCCAACTGGTGGTCCTGCCGATGTGCCACAGCTTTGCGATGCGTTCGCCGGGGTTTCTCGGAGTGCTCTACAAGGGCGGCACCGTGGTGCCCGCCCCGAACGGAAGTCCCGACGTCACGTTCCCTCTGATCGAGCAACACGGGGTGACCGACGTGTCGGTGGTCCCACCGCTCGCGCTCGTGTGGCTCAATTCGTCGCTCAAACACCGGTATGACCTGCGCACTCTGAAGGTCCTACGGGTGGGTGGGGCCAAGTTCAGTGCGGAGGCCGCACGCCGGGTGCGTTCGGAGCTCGGTGCGACCGTGCAGCAGAGCTTCGGGATGGCCGAAGGGCTCACCACATTCACCGGGCTCGATGAGGACGAAGAGACGATCACCACCCGGCAAGGCCGCCCGACGCTGGAGGCCGATGAGGTGCTGGTGGTGGACGATGAGGGACATGAGGTGCCCCTGGGCACCTCCGGCCATCTGCTGACGCGCGGACCGTCGACCATCCGCGGTTACTACCGCGCGCCCGAGCACAACGCCGCCAACTTCACCGCCGACGGGTTCTATCGAACGGGCGACATAGTCCGCGCGGACGAGCGCGGCTACCTCACGGTGGTGGGGCGGTCCAAGGACCAGATCAACCGGGGCGGAGAGAAGATCGCACCCGAGGAGGTCGAAAACGTCCTCCTGACATCGGAATCTGTTCACGATGTGTCGGTGGTCGGAGTGCCCGACGAGCTGCTGGGGGAGCGCACCAAAGCGTTTGTCATCCCCCGGGAGGGAAGTGACAGGTCGACGCTGTCGCTCCCGGCCATCAGGAGATTCCTCACCGACAAAGGTCTTGCCGCGTACAAGATCCCGGACGTCGTGGAACTGGTCGACGAGTTCGAACGAACCGCGGTGGGCAAGGTCAGCAAACGCCACCAACGCGCACGCTGA